The region ATGCCGCGCAAACGAGATCGCCCTCGTTCTCCCTCGACGGGTCGTCGACTACGATGATAAGGCGCCCTTTTCTGATTTCGCCGAGCGCCTCGGGTATGGACGCGAATTTATTTTTGTTTTTAGAAGCCGGCATTTTTCAATTTCTCCCTTGTAAGTTTTTGAGACGAAGGCGCGGCGTATTTGGCGGCGTATTTATCCAAATATTTTGCGGTGATGTCGTATTCTATATTGACGCTCATCCCCGCGCGCAGATTTTTGAAAGTAGTCATTTCCAGCGTATGCGGCACGATGGCCGCAGTGAACCGGCGGCGTTTGCCGTCGAGCGAAGCGACGGTCAAACTGACTCCGTTGACGGCCACCGACCCCTTCTCGACTATGTATTCCACGGGCGCCCCGAAAGTCGCCAAAAGCGAATTGCCTTCGCGCCGCAAGAATGCGACCCTGCCGATATTGTCGACGTGGCCCTGCACAATGTGGCCGCCCAGACGTCCGTCGGGACGCGCCGCGCGCTCGATGTTCACCCGCGCTCCGGCGCGCAATTCGCCCAGCGTAGTGCGGCTGAGCGTTTCCGGCGACACGTCGAAAGCGACCGCTCCTCCGGCGACGGACGTCGCCGTAAGGCACACGCCGTCGACGGCGACGCTGTCTCCGTCGGCGATGCCGTCGAGCCGCGTGACGACGGCAAGACGTCGGAGCGAAGCGGATTTTATAGTTCCGATATCCTCGATTATTCCCGTAAACATTTTATTTTATTCGCTTGTCATTGCGAGGAGTCCCCCCTCAGGGGGAGGACGAAGCAATCTCGCGAAAGACAGATTGCTTCGTCCCCGAGAAATCGGGGACTCGCAATGACAGCGTTTGAAAACTATCTGTCGAATAAATCCCTGGCCTTGCGTAATTCGTGAATCACATCCGCGGCATGGTAAAGAATTTCGTCCGTCGTGAACCGCAATACCGGAATGCCCGATAGAAGCAGTCTGCGGTCGCGTTTTTTGTCGTCCTTAATCGTCCTGGGATCCTTCTGATGACGCTCCCCGTCGCATTCCACTATCACCGATTTTTTGGTGTGCGGCAGCACCAGCAGAAAATCCACTATGCACGGAAAACCCATCCCCGTGATGTCTTTCTGAGGGATTATCGCCACCTCTTCGGGAAGCCCTATGAGCATTTCGGCCAGCAGTATTCTTTCCACGGGCGACGACTGGTCGCACGCCTGCGACAGCGCCAGAAATCTGCTCCGCACGGCGTTATTGATCCATTCGGCGGTTTCTTTCAGACGTTTGTCGAGATAGGTCTGTATTTCCTGTTCTTTCATTGCGCGACCTCGCTTTTGTTTTTTACCGGCGCGGCTATCACGACAACGTCGGGACCGGACCGGAAAGTTTTTTTTATTCGCAGTTTCACCGCCGACGATATTTTCCGGAAACCCTCTCCTTCCACGGGAGTTTTCGCGTTTCTCCCTCCCGCGATTTTCGGCGCCACAAAAAACACATATTCGTCGACGACACCGCTTTTTATGGCGTTCCAGTTCGTCTCGCCACCGCCCTCGACCAGAACGCTTTTGATTCCGGCCTCGAACAGTTTTTTCATTATCTTTTTGAAATCGAAGCCACCGCCGCGCCGTTCAAGAATAAGCGTCCGCGGAGCGACAAACGGCCGGCGCACTTTCGCAAAATGTTTTGCGGATGCCGCCGTGGTCACTACAATCGTTTTGGCCGAGGCGTCGAAAATATTTGAATCGACCGGAATCCTTCCCGACGGGTCTATGGCCACTCTTAGCGGATTTTCAGACGATGTTTTTTGCCGGCGCCCCAGCCGCACATTGAGCAGCGGGTTATCTTTTACCACCGTCCCCGCGCCAACCAGCACAGCGTCGTGCGACAAGCGAAGACGGTGCGCCATGCGGCGCGACTCAACCGACGAAATCCATTTTGAATCTCCGCCGGAAGCCGCTATTTTTCCGTCGAGAGTCATTGCCGATTTTATCGTAACGTACGGCAGTCGACGGGATATATTTTTGACGTAAACTTTATTGAGATCGCAACATTCGTCTTGCAAAATTCCCGAAACCGTCGCAACTCCGGCGCGCCTTAAATCCGCCAGGCCTTTGCCCGATACCGACGGATTGGGGTCTTTCATTCCGGCGACGACTTTCTTTATTCCGCTCTTGATTATCAGAGGAACGCACGGCGGTGTTTTTTTGTTCGTATGGCGGCACGGTTCAAGATTCACGTAAAGAGCCGACCCGCGCAATTTTACCGCGCCCGACGGAGTTCCGGCGAGTTTGCCTATGGCGTCGGGCTCGGCGTGAGGTCCGCCGAAATACTTATGATAGCCGCTTGCGATGACGCGGCCGTTTTTGACTATAACGCAGCCGACCATCGGGTTCGGGGCGGCGCGGCCAGCGCCTTTGCGAGCCAGAGACAGCGCCATTTTCATATATTTTTCGTCGGTGTTACGCATATTGTTTTTATCGGCTTTGCCCGATATTTGTTTTAAGCGTCTTGTATAAAAAATATTTCAAAAAACAAACTGTAAAATAAAAAACCCGAAGATGTCTCTTCGGGGAAAAACCGCAAACGCGCCTAAAAACAACCGGCGATTCGTCGCTCTTCTTTCATCCGGACTTTTACCGTCGGCATCCGAATTGCCGCGCCATAAAACTTGCGCGGCTCACGGATTCAGTCCCGCCGAAAATCGGAGGGACGAGTGGGCTTTACCACCGGTGGGGATTTTCACCCCGCCCCGAAGAGCTACTATATTAAACAAAAATCTCGAACAAAAATCAAGCGCGCGGGCGATTTCATTTTATTTCATCAATGATTATCGCGCCCTTATCATCGCGGCCTTTGACGCGCGCCACTACTTTCAAAAGACACCGTTCGCCCGAATTGATGTTATCCCTCGATGATGCGGCATCTTTCACGACTACGGGCTTTTTCCAATCGCCCTCGTAATAGACGGCGTTTCCGTACACCAAGAGCCGCCATGACACTGCCGCGTTTTCGTAGGCGGACGGATTTTTCGCGACACGCTCGTAAGTGAGACCGAGTTTCGCGGCTTCATGCGAAGCGATGATGAAATCTTCCCTCCGTTCGCGCCAGTCGTCGGCAATCACCCAAAATAAGAATGTGGCGGCAGCGAGCGCGGCGGCGATTAAAAAATACCGCGCGGCGAGCGTTTTCCGTCGGGGGAATGCGGACGGCGCGATGCCGGCTCCGGAAGCGTCGCAGCTGGCGGGCGGCGACAACTCCGCGCCACAAGCGTCGCAGAAGAGCGAATCCGGCGGTAATACGGCGGAACACGCGGGGCAGATGACCGGCGCAATCGGCGGGGACGAAGCGGTATGCCAAGCGTCGGACTGATTTTGTGTCGAGAAATCATCTACGGTCATTGGCCCTCCTTAAACGCCGGGCGCAAGGCGGAAGGTGGTCTGTTTCTATCCCAATTCGTCGGGCACAATTCATCGGAATATCGCGCCGATATATTCATTCTACAATTTTATTAATCGCGCGCCTTCTTCGGGCGAAATGGAAATCAGCACGGTTTTCGAATAAAATCTATCTTTTATTTTTTTAATTACTTTTGCATATTCTTCGACGCGTCCGGATTTTTTTGCCGCCGAATCGTCACGCGAGGCGGTTCGCGCGTAAATATTTATAGCTGAATCTTCGGTAATCGGTGAGGTATCCGACAATGTCGCGGATAATTTATTTAATTCGAGGAATCGCGGTTTTCCGTCGCGCGGTATCATAAAGTCCAAAGTACACGCGCAGCCGCAAGCGGCAAAACCGTCAAAGCATTTGAATATGTCTTTAATTCCCGGCACGTTTGCGATATTGGCGTCCAGCCAAAAACAATCGGTTACGAGTTCTCCGAAACGAGTCGGGCGATGCGCGCTTAGTCGCCCGAAATCCATTCGACAGGCGATTTTTTTGCAACATCCGTTCAGAGGTGAAAAAACGGATTTGCCTCCGGTATTGAAAAGTCCGCAGCAATTGATTTTATGAACGACATTTTCCGCGCGGGACGCATAAGTATCATCGGTAACTATAAGTTCCGAAATAATTACGTCCTGCTTGAATTCACTTTCCACCGCCGCGGCAAGTTTCAATATCCACGAACCGAAAAGGCGTGTCGGAACAACGGCATATTCAAGGTTTGATGTTAGCCGCCCTGCGGCGCCGTAAGCGGATTTGATGATTATGTATTCCGAATCGAAGAAACCGCGCAAACTTTCAAAACCCGCCGCTCCGGGTCTGACGCCTGAAGGTATTATAAGCGAACGGGGCAGATAAACCGCGCCGCCTGCCGACGAGGCGAGGGCAAGCATTTGAAATGATTTCGAGGCGAATTCCGGCGGCGTCCAGCCCAATATATTACTGCCACGGTTTAACGCAGATATCACGGATTCAACGGAAGCGCTTGAAAAAAGTAAATCGAACGCAACACTGTCGCGGGAACCGTCGCCAAGTATCTCCGAAGCATCTGTCGCCGAACGGATTTCGACGTCGTAACCGTAATCTAAATACAACTCAATCAACCCCCTCGATTTCCCGGATGCTTGCTGCCGGCCGAAAAGATATTTTGCCGGATACGGTTCCCCGCCGGTGAGGCGCGAAGATGATTCTTCAAAAAGCTTTTTCGTTTCGTCGGCGGAGTAGCAAACTTTGAGCGAAGTGTGAAACATTCCAAGCGCGGCGGCAAGAAAATCCTTTGCGGCGATAATACAGATTTTCTTCGCCATTTTAGACGGCCGTCACATGGAGCCCACGACTCTTTTTTTGGCTTTTTCGTCTATGATGAGCACGGAGTTTTGTCCGCCGAAACCGTCGGGAACAAGTCCGTCGGCGTTTTCGTCAGTTATCCAGCGACTGTCGTCAACGACGAATTTATACTGATATTTGCCCGTCGCAAGATTTACCGTCGTGTGCCACAGGCCTTTTTCGCGATCCACAAGTTTTAGATGATTGAACGGCGCCGTATGGTTCCATTTATTGAAATCGCCGCTCAAAGACACGGTTTTAGCGTCTTTCCATGTGAAGTAGAAATCCACTCTGCAAAAACGCTCTTTTGCAGCGACTGCGGCAAACCTTTTTTCCGAGAGTTTTTTCGCCGCCGCGTGGACATCCTCTGAATATTCGTAAATGGTAAGCAACGCCTGAAGAGCCGCCGCGGCGTCGAGGAAATGACGTCTCAGGAATTCGCTTTGCAGGCGGCCGCCGGCAAGATAAAGCGACGACACTTCGTTGTATCTTTCTCTGCGCAGGTCGAAGTCAGGCGTGTCGTAGACGGACACTTTTTCCCGCAGCCAACGACCCCATTCGTCTTCGATATCGTCGGTGGTTTTGCCGTAATATTTTTTCACGAGCGCGTTTACATTTTCACTGTTGGCGGTTTCGAGAAGTTTTTCGAATCGCTTCAAGCCGTATTTTTCGATTATGTAACCTCCGAAAGATACGAATTTGGGCGAAACGATATCCCACATATGTGCATCCCATTTATTACCACTTTTCAACAGAGTGCTCATCGGATAATCCCTATTGCTCCGATGGTCGAGAATCCATCTTGCCGGCGAGTGTATATCGCGATCGCATAAGGCGGCGGACATCCCATAAATCGGTTTATTAAATTTTCGCGGCTCTTGTTGCGGTCTTAAATATTTCTGCACGAACAACGCTATCACAATTTCTTCTTCGACGGCCCGTTCGACGCACTTTTCTATATCGGGCAGAAACGGCTTGATAAAACTAAAACTCTTATCCTTTTTCCAAGTGTTCATCGGAAAATATATATGGTATATGGCCACTTTCCCTGAGTCGGTCATTGCCGCCCTGCCATAACCGTGGAGATGTTCTTCAAATAAAGGATTTACCGAATAGACCGGGATTTTTTCATCAAAGCGCATTTTGAGCCGTGACGCAATTTTTTCGTAAATCCGTTCGGTTAGTTCGGCGATTTGTTCGCGGTCTTTGTACGCATCGCTTTGAGAATCTTCGAAGTAAAAGACGAAGTGCGGCGTTTCATGTTTCGGCGGCACCGCTTCGGCAAACGTGATATGCGATGAAACGATTAACGAAACAACCGCAAAAAGAGAAAACGGATTTTTATTGAAAATAAACATTTCCCCCTCCCCTTGTTTTATGGCTGGCATCCGACACGATGGCTCGCGCCGAAGTTTTTGACTTTTCCGATGAGCGAAAAACGGTTTTTATTTCTTGGGCGCAACCTTGCCGCGCGGCGTTGGCGCGCTTGTATCAAAATCATAATTGCTCGGCGCAGGCGGCGGATAATACGGCTCGGGCACAGGCAAGGCAGGCGGCTGGTAATGCGAATATTTATCGCCGGCGTTGGCCGTAGTGCCGCTGCCGCCGACACCGGTTCCAACCTTGAAATTCTCAAGCGACGACGGCGGGTTTTGAGGCAACTTCGTTGTGCCCATAAATTTACCTCCTTGAATTTTTTATACACATCGGATTAAGAGTATTATACAACATATTAAAGCAAGCCCCCCCCCCAACGACAAAATCAGCGATTGGAAAGATATGTTTTGATCGCGACGGCCGCCGCGGCGGCGCGGGCTTCGGTGCGGAAAATCGAGGAAAGTTTTTCCTGAAGCGTCTGCTCCTCGGCGATAATCTTCATTGTCTCGTCGAGGATTTGCTTCTGTTCGGCTATAAAATGCGTAGAGAGTTCGCCGGAGAGGAATGTCTTATTGGCCAGCACGGCCTTGTGAAAAGGTATATTGGTCTTGGGCCCCACGATAATATACTCGTAAAGAGCGCGTTTCATTCTTTCCACGGCCTCGTCTCTGGTGCGGCCCCAGACGATGAGTTTTGAAATCATAGGGTCGTAAAAAGTCGGTATCACGTACGACGAAAACACGCCCGAATCCACCCTCACGCCTATTCCCCCGGGCGAACGATACCCCTTGAGTTTCGCCGGCGACGGCGCGAAATTGTTAAGCGGGTCCTCGGCGTTTATCCGGCACTCTATGGCGTGCCCGTTAATTTTGACGTCTTCCTGCGAAAAAGGCAGTTTTTCTCCGGCGGCAATGAGAATCTGCTGCTTGACGACGTCGACGCCGGTTATCATTTCGGTTATGGGATGCTCCACTTGAACGCGCGTATTCATCTCCATAAAATAAAAACGTCCCTGCGTATAAATAAACTCGATAGTGCCCGCGTTGACGTAATTGATGGCCCGCGCGATGTTCACCGCGACCTGTCCCATTTCTCTTCGGAGCTCCGGCGTCATTACCGGAGAGGGCGCCTCTTCTATGAGTTTCTGGTGACGTCGCTGGATGGAGCATTCCCTCTCGCCCAGATGCACCACGTTTCCGTGCTTGTCGGCCAGAATCTGTATTTCTATGTGCCTCGGATCGGCCACGTATTTTTCTATGAACACCGACGGGTCGCCGAAAGCCGAACCGGCCGTCGCCTTGGCCTGTTCCACCGCTTCCTGGAGTTCCCCCGCGTCGCGGGCAATGCGCATTCCTATGCCGCCGCCGCCCGCCGCGGCTTTTACTATTACGGGGTATCCTATTTCCGACGATATTTTAAGCGCCGGCTTTATGCCGCGCACTTCTCCGGTGGTGCCCGGAACAACGGGTCCGCCGGAGGCCGCCACCGTCTTGCGGGCAATTATTTTGTTGCCCATAAGCTCCATTACTTTCGACGACGGGCCTATGAAAGTTATTTTTTCTTTCTCACAGGCGTAGGCGAAGGAGGGATTTTCCGCTAAAAATCCGTAACCGGGATGTATTGCCTCGGCGCCGGAATCCTTGGCTATCTTTATTATTTTTTTGATGTTAAGGTATGACTCTTTAGGATGGCTTCCGCCCAAAGGCCACGCTTCGTCGGCGTAGCGCGGATGGAGGGCTTTTTCGTCGGCATCCGAATAAATAGCGGCTGTTTTTACCCCGAGTTCGCGGGCGGCGCGCATTACACGGATGGCAATTTCCGAACGATTTGCAATTAAAATTTTTTTGAACATAAAAAATCAGCGGCGAGTAATGAGTAACGAGAATTAAACACCCCGTCCCGATAAATCGGGACACCCCTCTACAAGAGGGGAATAATTCCCCTTTGTTAAAGGGGTGTCAACGAAGTTGACGGGGCATTCCCCTTTTATAAAAGGGGTGGCTCGCCATAGGCGAGACGGGATATCCCCCATCATTACGCATTACTAACCCTAACCGATTACCATCAATACGTCGCCGGCATCCACTATTTCCGTCTCAAAAGTGTATATCTGACGCACCACGCCGTCGTGGTCGGAATGTATCTGGGTCTGCATTTTCATGGCCTCAAGGACA is a window of Elusimicrobia bacterium HGW-Elusimicrobia-1 DNA encoding:
- the accC gene encoding acetyl-CoA carboxylase biotin carboxylase subunit, encoding MFKKILIANRSEIAIRVMRAARELGVKTAAIYSDADEKALHPRYADEAWPLGGSHPKESYLNIKKIIKIAKDSGAEAIHPGYGFLAENPSFAYACEKEKITFIGPSSKVMELMGNKIIARKTVAASGGPVVPGTTGEVRGIKPALKISSEIGYPVIVKAAAGGGGIGMRIARDAGELQEAVEQAKATAGSAFGDPSVFIEKYVADPRHIEIQILADKHGNVVHLGERECSIQRRHQKLIEEAPSPVMTPELRREMGQVAVNIARAINYVNAGTIEFIYTQGRFYFMEMNTRVQVEHPITEMITGVDVVKQQILIAAGEKLPFSQEDVKINGHAIECRINAEDPLNNFAPSPAKLKGYRSPGGIGVRVDSGVFSSYVIPTFYDPMISKLIVWGRTRDEAVERMKRALYEYIIVGPKTNIPFHKAVLANKTFLSGELSTHFIAEQKQILDETMKIIAEEQTLQEKLSSIFRTEARAAAAAVAIKTYLSNR
- the ribD gene encoding riboflavin biosynthesis protein RibD translates to MRNTDEKYMKMALSLARKGAGRAAPNPMVGCVIVKNGRVIASGYHKYFGGPHAEPDAIGKLAGTPSGAVKLRGSALYVNLEPCRHTNKKTPPCVPLIIKSGIKKVVAGMKDPNPSVSGKGLADLRRAGVATVSGILQDECCDLNKVYVKNISRRLPYVTIKSAMTLDGKIAASGGDSKWISSVESRRMAHRLRLSHDAVLVGAGTVVKDNPLLNVRLGRRQKTSSENPLRVAIDPSGRIPVDSNIFDASAKTIVVTTAASAKHFAKVRRPFVAPRTLILERRGGGFDFKKIMKKLFEAGIKSVLVEGGGETNWNAIKSGVVDEYVFFVAPKIAGGRNAKTPVEGEGFRKISSAVKLRIKKTFRSGPDVVVIAAPVKNKSEVAQ
- a CDS encoding riboflavin synthase, with amino-acid sequence MFTGIIEDIGTIKSASLRRLAVVTRLDGIADGDSVAVDGVCLTATSVAGGAVAFDVSPETLSRTTLGELRAGARVNIERAARPDGRLGGHIVQGHVDNIGRVAFLRREGNSLLATFGAPVEYIVEKGSVAVNGVSLTVASLDGKRRRFTAAIVPHTLEMTTFKNLRAGMSVNIEYDITAKYLDKYAAKYAAPSSQKLTREKLKNAGF